A part of Helicobacter fennelliae genomic DNA contains:
- the pyrF gene encoding orotidine-5'-phosphate decarboxylase → MKLVIALDLASQEENLALLRQIQNSAGILDASNDCDSHDSRDIWVKVGLRSFIRDGIKGIEMIKNIADFKIFLDLKLYDIPNTMADAAYECAKLDIDMITLHSSSGKRAMHAVMERLSILSKRPLVMGVSALTSFDEAEFAAIYNTNIQNGVLNLARISQEAGINGMVCSVQESLAIKTKYNTLLTLTPGIRPFGAESCAKPNIDSCIDSHLNSSTESSVNSANKDDQKRIATIQDAKNAKSDFIVIGRPIYASATPQQAITSILKEINAQ, encoded by the coding sequence ATGAAACTTGTCATCGCCCTAGACTTAGCAAGCCAAGAAGAAAATCTCGCTCTCTTAAGACAAATCCAAAATAGTGCGGGCATTTTAGACGCGAGCAATGATTGCGATAGTCATGATAGTCGTGATATTTGGGTAAAAGTTGGATTGCGAAGCTTTATTAGAGATGGAATTAAGGGTATTGAGATGATCAAAAATATCGCTGATTTTAAAATCTTTCTTGATCTCAAGCTCTATGACATTCCAAACACAATGGCTGATGCAGCATATGAATGCGCCAAACTTGATATTGATATGATAACTCTTCATAGCAGCTCTGGCAAAAGAGCCATGCACGCTGTAATGGAGAGATTAAGCATACTTTCTAAGCGACCTCTTGTAATGGGTGTGAGTGCGCTCACAAGCTTTGATGAAGCGGAGTTTGCAGCTATCTACAATACAAATATCCAAAATGGTGTGCTGAATTTAGCGCGCATATCTCAAGAAGCAGGGATTAATGGAATGGTATGCTCCGTGCAAGAAAGCCTAGCTATCAAGACAAAATATAATACCCTCCTTACGCTTACACCCGGAATCCGACCTTTTGGCGCAGAATCTTGCGCGAAACCAAACATAGATTCTTGTATAGATTCTCATCTAAACTCTAGCACAGAATCTAGCGTAAATAGCGCAAACAAAGATGATCAAAAACGAATCGCGACAATCCAAGATGCCAAAAACGCAAAATCTGATTTTATTGTTATTGGACGTCCGATCTATGCTTCAGCCACACCGCAACAGGCAATCACATCTATCCTTAAGGAAATCAACGCACAATGA
- the panC gene encoding pantoate--beta-alanine ligase — MKVISTTDELIAFRSALDSTHSCIGIARIGLVPTMGALHKGHLSLITRSTKENTHTIVSIFVNPTQFLPNEDLSTYPRQLESDLRLCEENGVSAVFAPHINEMYQSQNEVKILAPSTMAYILEGFARPGHFDGVLQIVLKLFCLTRPHNAYFGQKDAQQLLIIKQMVQNLFLPITINPCPIVRDDDGLALSSRNIYLSPQERHLALALPKAINAIQKAYQNGETSCEILVQIGLEQLQHIQVEYLQACNHSLESITTIIPNQSLFLLCARIGKTRLLDNLWI; from the coding sequence ATGAAAGTTATCTCTACGACAGACGAACTCATCGCCTTTAGAAGCGCGCTAGATTCTACGCACTCTTGTATCGGAATTGCTCGTATCGGGCTTGTGCCAACTATGGGCGCGCTCCACAAAGGACATCTCTCGCTTATCACGCGCAGCACCAAAGAAAACACCCACACAATCGTATCGATTTTTGTCAATCCTACGCAATTTTTGCCTAATGAAGATCTCTCCACATATCCAAGACAGCTTGAATCTGATTTGCGTTTATGTGAGGAAAACGGCGTGAGCGCGGTATTTGCACCACATATTAATGAAATGTATCAAAGCCAAAATGAAGTTAAAATCCTAGCCCCAAGCACTATGGCATATATTTTAGAAGGCTTTGCGCGTCCGGGGCATTTTGATGGGGTATTGCAGATTGTATTAAAGCTTTTTTGTCTGACTCGACCTCATAATGCGTATTTTGGGCAAAAAGACGCACAACAACTCCTTATCATCAAGCAAATGGTGCAGAATCTATTTTTGCCAATCACAATCAATCCATGCCCGATCGTGCGCGATGATGACGGGCTTGCCTTAAGCTCGCGAAACATCTACCTAAGCCCGCAAGAGCGACACCTCGCCCTAGCACTGCCAAAGGCGATAAATGCGATACAAAAAGCATATCAAAATGGTGAAACTTCTTGTGAGATTCTGGTGCAAATCGGCTTAGAGCAATTACAACACATTCAAGTCGAATACCTCCAAGCCTGCAACCACAGCCTAGAATCTATCACAACAATAATCCCAAACCAAAGTTTATTTTTACTTTGCGCAAGAATCGGCAAAACAAGGCTTTTAGATAATTTATGGATATAA
- a CDS encoding Opr family porin, giving the protein MRAIAMMTKKLSIAMLLFTHAVFGFESIDEALRNGVSKGDVILYGNYVGIQKGRAVEVGSPTMGLANYAQLTNLGYLLGNVGLSYTSGFYKNFRAAIGFRAVASFYDAHKGFLAPTGGSGDTKADFFNQNQATIAESFIEYFDGDTSLKGGRIAIANDWINTLGDGIWLRNRSIKNLMLEAFWVHDFGRIDYYQMTRFYKPNTIGLYNIAAKYYIIDDALTIKAYTYFAPPIFTAMGARLDGKFSFLDFDLKGYVGYAYSLEHSNSLASSNLINTGKDGNALYAQISFGLPNVFEIAGGYIHTGKDSGWGSLGIMGSSIDPFFVWGSKALKTQPNANLLYALVKTKVSRFNFLIAYGTTSYDAILSPSARASAHQNELNIAFEIGFTRNVIGVLNVLNTHLDSSGIPTLTQVNGGLRLAF; this is encoded by the coding sequence ATGAGAGCGATAGCAATGATGACAAAAAAACTCAGCATAGCAATGCTGCTTTTTACGCATGCAGTCTTTGGGTTTGAAAGCATTGATGAAGCGTTGAGAAATGGCGTAAGCAAGGGCGATGTGATTTTGTATGGAAATTATGTCGGAATCCAAAAAGGTAGGGCTGTGGAAGTAGGAAGCCCCACTATGGGATTAGCCAACTACGCTCAACTCACAAATCTAGGCTATTTATTAGGTAACGTCGGACTAAGCTATACTTCTGGATTCTACAAAAATTTTAGAGCTGCCATTGGCTTTAGGGCAGTGGCTTCTTTTTATGACGCACACAAAGGATTTCTTGCCCCCACAGGCGGAAGTGGCGATACAAAGGCTGATTTTTTCAATCAAAATCAAGCCACAATCGCAGAATCTTTTATTGAATATTTTGATGGCGATACAAGCCTAAAAGGCGGTAGGATAGCCATTGCAAATGATTGGATAAATACTCTAGGCGATGGAATATGGCTTCGCAATAGATCAATTAAAAACCTTATGCTTGAAGCATTTTGGGTGCATGATTTTGGGCGGATTGATTATTATCAAATGACAAGATTCTATAAGCCAAACACCATAGGGCTTTATAATATCGCTGCCAAATACTACATCATCGATGACGCCCTCACAATCAAAGCCTACACATATTTCGCACCACCGATTTTTACAGCTATGGGAGCAAGGCTTGATGGCAAATTTAGTTTTTTAGATTTTGATCTCAAAGGCTATGTAGGCTACGCATATAGCCTTGAACATAGCAACTCTCTTGCCTCAAGCAATCTCATCAACACAGGCAAAGATGGCAATGCCCTATATGCGCAGATTTCTTTTGGGTTGCCAAATGTATTTGAAATCGCGGGAGGATATATCCACACAGGCAAAGATTCTGGCTGGGGAAGTTTAGGCATTATGGGTAGTAGCATTGATCCGTTTTTTGTATGGGGTAGCAAAGCTCTCAAAACCCAACCAAATGCAAATCTCTTATACGCGCTTGTCAAAACAAAAGTAAGTCGCTTTAATTTTCTCATCGCCTATGGCACAACCTCTTATGACGCTATTTTGAGTCCGTCAGCGCGCGCCTCTGCTCACCAAAATGAGCTCAATATCGCCTTTGAGATTGGCTTTACACGCAATGTGATTGGCGTTCTTAATGTGCTAAATACACATCTTGATTCTAGCGGTATTCCAACTCTTACTCAAGTTAATGGTGGATTAAGGCTTGCATTTTAG
- the feoB gene encoding ferrous iron transport protein B: MQKITAVLVGQPNVGKSSLLNAISGSNFKVGNFSGVTISKSQATFIYKDIEFTIIDLPGTYSLNDYSPEEKITKDFLQTRQYDVIINVVDSTNLERNLSLSAQILDLSAKTILALNMIDEAQKEQIHIDIHKLNTILGIPCIPISADKHSNISALLDEIIITHNKPFCEPRRIYSDILESQISSIEQFLLQKSFYELNTYPSQDNALSMRQIAILLLKLDPNLYEYIHNKPCYSQVTHKVNATITHIEQAYGGCNMRAIFFDDAFSFGHGVAQEVVHYPKNLMQNTHKIDSILLDKYWGIPIFLFLMFVLFELTFVVGGWVKDHIEEGFGALGEILRESIPSADFASLLCDGIIGGVGTILAFLPLIIVLYLGIALLEGTGYMARVAFLLDGLFHKFGLHGKSFIPLVAGFGCSVPAYMAARTLKNPNERLITLFVIGFMSCSARLPIYVLFVGAFCPQQYAGLALFGIYFLGTIVTLLMAKFLNLTIFRGYEEPFVMEMPKYRLPNWRTIWFGIYSKVLMFLKKAGGFILFGSMLIWFASQYPKNPALQQEYDTRIQAVQNSNLDDVKKQQEIWFLTNEHNEQFLKQTYSGRIGQAIMPFFAPMDFDWRLSISLVAGFAAKEVVVSTLGILYALGDETDEHSLSLQKNLKDTISLSSAVAFIVFVMFYIPCFAATITFGREAGGMKFVAYLFIFTTAVAYIFSLLAYYLTQFFYSHLMYFF, encoded by the coding sequence ATGCAAAAAATAACTGCTGTGCTCGTTGGGCAACCAAATGTCGGAAAAAGCTCCCTGCTTAATGCCATAAGTGGCTCAAACTTTAAAGTCGGTAATTTTAGTGGCGTAACCATTAGCAAATCACAAGCAACTTTCATCTACAAAGATATTGAATTTACCATTATCGATCTGCCCGGCACATACTCGCTCAATGACTATTCACCTGAAGAAAAAATCACAAAAGATTTTTTGCAGACGCGCCAATATGATGTGATTATTAATGTTGTAGATTCTACAAATCTTGAGCGCAATCTCAGTCTATCAGCGCAGATTCTAGATCTTAGTGCAAAAACAATCCTCGCGCTTAATATGATCGATGAGGCACAAAAAGAACAAATCCATATCGACATTCACAAGCTCAATACTATCTTAGGAATCCCATGTATCCCCATATCAGCGGATAAACACTCAAATATCAGCGCGCTTTTAGACGAAATTATCATTACGCACAATAAGCCATTTTGTGAGCCAAGACGCATTTATTCAGACATTCTAGAATCTCAAATCAGCTCCATAGAGCAATTTTTATTACAAAAATCTTTTTATGAGCTCAACACCTACCCAAGCCAAGATAACGCACTATCAATGCGCCAAATCGCGATTTTGCTCCTCAAGCTTGATCCAAATCTCTATGAGTATATTCACAATAAGCCGTGCTATTCTCAAGTTACACATAAAGTCAATGCCACAATCACGCACATCGAGCAAGCATATGGCGGGTGCAATATGCGGGCGATTTTTTTTGATGATGCGTTTTCTTTTGGGCATGGAGTCGCGCAAGAAGTCGTGCATTACCCCAAAAACCTTATGCAAAACACGCACAAAATAGATTCTATCTTGCTTGATAAATATTGGGGCATTCCTATTTTTTTATTTCTTATGTTTGTGTTATTTGAGCTTACTTTTGTCGTTGGCGGGTGGGTGAAAGACCACATAGAAGAAGGCTTTGGCGCGCTTGGAGAAATACTAAGAGAAAGCATTCCTTCAGCGGATTTTGCCTCATTGCTTTGTGATGGCATCATCGGTGGCGTTGGCACTATTTTGGCATTTTTGCCACTTATCATCGTGCTATATTTGGGGATCGCACTGCTTGAAGGCACAGGATATATGGCAAGGGTTGCATTTTTGCTTGATGGTTTGTTTCACAAATTTGGCTTGCATGGCAAAAGCTTCATTCCTCTTGTGGCTGGATTTGGCTGCTCTGTGCCAGCATATATGGCAGCGCGCACACTCAAAAACCCAAACGAGCGACTCATCACATTATTTGTGATAGGTTTTATGAGTTGTAGCGCAAGATTGCCTATTTATGTGCTTTTTGTCGGGGCTTTTTGTCCGCAGCAATACGCCGGCTTGGCATTATTTGGAATCTATTTTTTAGGCACGATTGTTACACTCTTAATGGCAAAGTTTTTGAATCTTACGATATTTCGCGGATATGAAGAGCCATTTGTCATGGAAATGCCAAAATACCGACTTCCAAATTGGCGGACGATTTGGTTTGGGATCTACTCAAAAGTGCTGATGTTTCTCAAAAAAGCAGGTGGCTTTATTTTGTTTGGATCTATGCTTATTTGGTTTGCCTCTCAATACCCCAAAAATCCAGCCCTCCAGCAAGAATACGACACTAGAATCCAAGCTGTGCAAAACTCAAACCTTGATGATGTCAAAAAACAACAAGAAATTTGGTTTCTCACCAACGAGCATAATGAGCAATTCCTCAAGCAAACCTACTCAGGCAGAATCGGGCAGGCGATTATGCCATTTTTTGCGCCTATGGATTTTGATTGGCGATTGTCAATCTCGCTTGTCGCTGGATTTGCCGCAAAAGAAGTTGTCGTCTCAACACTTGGAATCTTGTATGCGCTAGGCGATGAGACAGATGAGCATTCACTCTCGCTCCAAAAAAATCTCAAAGACACAATCTCGCTTTCATCAGCGGTTGCATTTATCGTGTTTGTGATGTTTTATATTCCTTGTTTTGCAGCGACAATCACTTTTGGTAGAGAAGCTGGTGGAATGAAATTTGTCGCGTATTTGTTTATTTTTACCACCGCAGTGGCGTATATTTTCTCACTTTTGGCGTATTATTTGACGCAGTTTTTTTATTCGCATCTTATGTATTTTTTCTAG
- a CDS encoding class 1 fructose-bisphosphatase: MQEILTAIQECAIALSSALQTDNTNYLATTNSSGDSQLAIDVKADRLIEEKMLGLDSVKGVCSEEKQEAIYKEKGTFLVAYDPLDGSSLFDSDLSVGSIFGIYKESFETKNLVGASYIVYGPRLELVFASNVVEHYFYDGKSWILKPQIKLQQKGKINAPGGTQKNWSPTHKALVESFFAAGYRLRYSGGMVPDLHQILIKGGGIFSYPATSDAPNGKLRKLFEVYPFAFIYEKAGGEAISTNGRILDSACLNLHDTMECYFGSKDEIAQVRAALGYDEAKK; encoded by the coding sequence ATGCAAGAGATTTTAACCGCCATACAAGAATGCGCCATAGCCCTATCTAGCGCGTTACAAACAGATAATACAAACTACCTTGCGACAACAAATTCAAGTGGGGATTCGCAGCTTGCTATCGATGTGAAAGCAGATAGATTGATAGAGGAAAAAATGCTGGGTTTAGATTCTGTCAAAGGCGTGTGTAGCGAGGAGAAGCAAGAGGCGATTTATAAAGAAAAAGGCACATTTTTGGTAGCCTATGATCCGCTTGATGGATCAAGCTTGTTTGATAGTGATTTGAGTGTGGGGAGTATTTTTGGGATTTATAAAGAGAGCTTTGAGACAAAAAACCTTGTGGGTGCTAGCTATATCGTGTATGGTCCAAGGCTAGAGCTGGTGTTTGCTTCAAATGTGGTGGAGCATTATTTTTATGATGGCAAAAGCTGGATTCTCAAACCTCAAATCAAGCTTCAGCAAAAAGGCAAAATAAACGCGCCCGGTGGCACGCAAAAAAATTGGTCGCCAACACATAAAGCCTTAGTAGAATCGTTTTTTGCAGCAGGGTATCGTTTGCGCTATTCTGGGGGAATGGTGCCGGATTTGCATCAGATTCTCATCAAAGGTGGAGGGATTTTTAGCTATCCTGCTACAAGTGATGCGCCAAATGGAAAATTACGCAAACTTTTTGAAGTGTATCCATTTGCATTTATCTATGAAAAAGCCGGTGGAGAGGCGATTAGCACAAATGGCAGAATCTTAGATTCTGCATGTTTAAATTTGCATGACACAATGGAGTGCTACTTTGGAAGCAAAGATGAGATCGCGCAAGTAAGGGCAGCTCTGGGCTATGATGAAGCGAAAAAATAA
- the rpe gene encoding ribulose-phosphate 3-epimerase, with the protein MLVAPSILSANFLELGKEVESICKAGADFVHLDIMDGHFVPNLTFGMPILSQVAKVATKPLDIHLMVENVDFFVDYFLPLKPRFVSVHIEEVKHLHRTISHIRSQGSSPAIVLNPHTSEQELQYIIQDVDMVLLMSVNPGFGGQSFISSVIPKAQNLKNLILQKNPQCLIEVDGGVNDTNILALKNAGVDIVVAGSFIFDANDYKKAIDSLK; encoded by the coding sequence ATGCTTGTTGCGCCGAGTATTTTATCAGCAAATTTTTTGGAATTAGGAAAAGAAGTAGAATCTATCTGCAAGGCAGGGGCGGATTTTGTGCATTTAGACATTATGGACGGGCATTTTGTCCCAAATCTCACCTTTGGAATGCCTATCCTCTCTCAAGTCGCCAAAGTCGCTACAAAACCACTTGATATACACCTTATGGTCGAAAATGTTGATTTTTTTGTGGATTATTTTTTGCCACTTAAGCCTCGCTTTGTAAGCGTGCATATCGAGGAAGTCAAACATCTTCACAGGACAATTAGCCACATTAGATCTCAAGGCTCATCGCCTGCTATCGTGCTTAATCCCCACACAAGCGAACAGGAATTACAATACATTATCCAAGATGTTGATATGGTGCTACTTATGAGTGTAAATCCCGGATTTGGCGGGCAGAGCTTCATCTCAAGTGTGATCCCAAAAGCGCAGAATCTCAAAAATCTTATCCTCCAAAAAAACCCACAATGCCTTATCGAAGTCGATGGCGGAGTCAATGATACAAATATCCTTGCGCTTAAAAATGCAGGCGTTGATATTGTTGTAGCAGGAAGCTTTATCTTTGACGCAAACGACTACAAAAAAGCGATAGATTCTCTCAAATAA
- a CDS encoding 3'-5' exonuclease, with product MAQAHHHIFKRLYENPISKEEFFGFLETLKNTESQESPQTQIELLKAKGFPLYEDNDCFGLQTKNTSLHKQKFCFVDIETTGARPKEAQIIEIGAILYQDGKILDRFDELIFAPFVPEIITQITQITTDMLTNARQAHQVLREFKEFLGDSVFVAHNVGFDYSFVSYAMESEHLGELLNPKLCTIDLARRTILSKRYSLQYLNEFLGINTSIAHRAYADALTALEIFKISTLCLPHYITTTQDLIDFSKHSESKIKLR from the coding sequence ATGGCACAAGCACACCATCATATATTTAAAAGGCTGTATGAAAACCCAATCTCAAAAGAGGAGTTTTTTGGGTTTTTGGAGACGCTCAAAAACACAGAATCCCAAGAATCTCCGCAAACCCAAATCGAACTCCTCAAAGCCAAAGGCTTTCCGCTGTATGAGGATAATGATTGTTTTGGATTGCAAACCAAAAACACGTCACTTCATAAGCAAAAATTTTGCTTTGTGGATATTGAGACGACAGGTGCGCGCCCCAAAGAAGCGCAAATCATTGAAATTGGAGCGATTTTATATCAAGACGGAAAGATTCTTGATCGCTTTGATGAGCTTATATTTGCGCCATTTGTGCCAGAGATAATCACCCAAATCACCCAAATCACAACAGATATGCTTACAAACGCAAGGCAAGCCCACCAAGTGCTAAGAGAGTTTAAGGAATTTTTGGGCGATAGTGTATTTGTCGCGCATAATGTCGGCTTTGATTATAGCTTTGTAAGCTATGCAATGGAGAGCGAACATCTAGGCGAACTGCTTAATCCAAAGCTTTGCACAATCGATCTTGCAAGACGCACGATTTTATCCAAACGTTATTCATTGCAATACCTCAATGAATTTTTGGGGATTAACACCTCTATCGCACACCGCGCGTATGCTGATGCGCTCACCGCGCTAGAGATTTTCAAAATCTCAACCCTTTGCCTGCCACATTACATTACTACAACGCAAGATCTCATTGATTTTTCAAAGCATTCAGAATCTAAAATCAAGCTACGATGA
- a CDS encoding vacuolating cytotoxin domain-containing protein: MRGNVMYRIKFSLIISSLMFVFLSADTDITNDVYNLSNKTSDNTGNFYIENKRTYNTRPKNFTQTYANGTLIFGNKQKQVGNGNIHFGGSGWQGGLIGYIGATFKAKEVYLTGTLGAGNSFETGGGAAFTFNATENLTADTFTLNLNIAGTQNNHFKATGQTITFKNSTLNADHNGFTLDMKTTGGDMSFDNTKVSFGGMVTLNSAGNLNFTNQSSLASRGNVIDIKATNDIIFDDKSSLTVQSGGLTTDAYINFEAKNITLHNINITATQGKAQVNFKASDKLDINKLNLNFDLITAASYSNAIFEGKTINIKNSSLKTTPGASTKNANISFKAQGDITLDNVDINTHLGTSGNGGRVDFVAQNLKHTGTIVIGRDGTGTSDEFLDSGIWGAVVDFSKVSGVVSIGNLKARKGVVHLNKDFSASSLEIRRTTGNPTTDFDMPEGGSAKFGSINVEAGGGSGSGHNASLQFNKDRFMANTTLTIGTLKLGKIAGFYASNIETSNIQNLILDHNARAEFYKLNIINNGSIEMNATSSIGLSYFDVKVNQSNNSVNNYGKPILYITHAGKNLSNLTIEGNKTYRFIDAMEIKYIFTTASGNTQTFHCGDSGTQEQCDYIKNSIAIYEGAKGEPTINADGSIDYTQSRVDLAKLQAKLQAGLNNIGLRYEKVVDYSTIGIKILGNNPDNPYDINDIRYYIWQKGGKSRGDEYVAKIAAISPTTARQETITQTQNGQVVYTKYDEQKKEQVVCRDNTAGCSAHQVETSNSDIFKWLQFVSIHSRGITFTGTNIMDYDIGFFEHTATQLYNTLEQLSSTERKSSTAEATKLAADIAKIQRLVKLSRVDSYDNGIKFASLMQNKKRAHYANNSSTRSDIEDVTLDPAYLYKFSNRHTYANNIWANAIGSASFISNGYGALYGLNVGYDRFLNLGENGLILGVFAAYGYGTYTADLIKNNSHNVNSGIYSRAIIKNHEFDFNAGYTIGMNNEDINARENIWLSQLGQSYKYNTHTFNLNANYGYIFGMKGKTLVFKPSIGMSYYMINVGKINGADSLITAFDPNTTNQSFTNYTNNLGIQSPQALQHVLALNVAFETRQYFQKGSYWFINVGAQRDIYISSNNIAEVRFVGSNNLSYKQGDNLNTFANATAGGEVQFLEQFFINFGLGGKVGLSYKDINITGNLGARYVF, translated from the coding sequence ATGCGTGGGAATGTAATGTATAGAATAAAATTTTCTTTGATTATCTCAAGCCTTATGTTTGTGTTTTTGTCTGCGGATACTGATATTACAAATGATGTCTATAATCTTTCAAATAAGACCAGCGACAACACGGGTAATTTTTATATAGAAAATAAAAGAACCTATAATACTCGGCCTAAAAATTTTACCCAAACATACGCAAATGGCACACTTATTTTTGGTAATAAACAAAAACAAGTCGGAAATGGAAATATTCATTTTGGAGGAAGTGGTTGGCAAGGTGGTTTAATAGGATATATTGGAGCAACTTTCAAAGCTAAAGAAGTCTATCTCACAGGCACTCTAGGAGCTGGCAATAGTTTTGAGACAGGAGGTGGAGCCGCTTTTACATTTAATGCCACAGAGAATCTAACAGCCGATACCTTCACTCTTAATCTTAATATTGCTGGCACGCAAAATAACCACTTCAAAGCCACAGGGCAAACTATCACTTTCAAAAATTCCACACTCAATGCTGATCATAATGGCTTTACACTTGATATGAAAACAACAGGCGGGGATATGAGCTTTGATAATACAAAAGTAAGCTTTGGGGGAATGGTAACGCTCAATTCTGCTGGGAATCTTAATTTTACAAATCAATCATCTTTAGCTTCAAGAGGTAATGTGATTGATATAAAAGCTACAAATGACATTATTTTTGATGATAAAAGCTCACTTACAGTCCAATCAGGCGGATTAACTACTGATGCGTATATCAACTTTGAGGCTAAAAATATCACTCTACACAACATAAACATCACAGCCACGCAAGGAAAAGCACAAGTTAATTTCAAAGCAAGCGATAAACTTGATATAAATAAGTTAAATTTAAATTTTGATCTTATCACTGCTGCTAGTTATTCTAATGCGATATTTGAAGGCAAAACTATCAATATCAAAAACTCTTCGCTCAAAACAACTCCCGGTGCTTCTACAAAAAACGCAAATATTTCTTTTAAAGCACAAGGTGATATAACGCTTGATAATGTAGATATTAACACACATTTAGGCACTTCTGGAAATGGAGGCAGAGTGGATTTTGTAGCCCAAAATCTAAAACATACAGGAACTATTGTAATAGGGAGAGATGGCACAGGCACTAGTGATGAATTTCTTGATTCTGGTATTTGGGGTGCAGTTGTGGATTTTAGCAAGGTTAGCGGTGTGGTAAGTATCGGTAATCTAAAAGCACGAAAGGGTGTTGTGCATCTCAATAAAGACTTTTCAGCTTCAAGTTTAGAAATTCGTCGCACCACAGGCAATCCTACGACAGATTTTGATATGCCAGAGGGAGGAAGTGCGAAATTTGGTAGCATAAACGTGGAAGCTGGGGGAGGAAGCGGGAGTGGGCATAATGCGAGCTTGCAGTTTAATAAAGATAGATTTATGGCTAATACGACATTGACGATTGGCACTCTCAAACTTGGCAAAATAGCTGGATTCTACGCTTCAAATATAGAGACTTCCAATATCCAAAACCTCATACTCGATCATAACGCACGAGCAGAATTTTATAAACTCAACATTATCAATAACGGCTCAATAGAGATGAATGCTACAAGCAGCATTGGTTTGAGCTATTTTGATGTAAAAGTCAATCAATCAAACAATAGCGTCAATAACTATGGAAAGCCAATCCTTTATATCACACATGCTGGTAAGAATCTAAGCAATCTCACAATAGAAGGAAATAAAACCTATCGCTTCATTGACGCAATGGAAATTAAATATATTTTCACCACAGCAAGTGGAAATACACAAACTTTTCATTGTGGAGATTCTGGCACACAAGAGCAATGTGATTACATCAAAAACTCTATTGCTATTTATGAGGGAGCAAAGGGTGAGCCAACAATAAATGCTGATGGAAGTATTGATTATACACAAAGTAGGGTTGATCTTGCCAAACTTCAAGCCAAACTTCAAGCAGGACTCAATAATATTGGATTGCGATATGAAAAGGTTGTAGATTATAGCACCATAGGTATAAAGATCTTAGGAAATAATCCAGATAATCCTTATGATATTAATGATATACGTTACTACATTTGGCAAAAGGGTGGAAAGAGTAGAGGTGATGAATATGTCGCTAAAATCGCAGCAATCTCTCCAACCACAGCAAGACAAGAAACAATCACCCAAACACAAAACGGACAAGTTGTCTATACCAAATATGATGAGCAAAAAAAAGAACAAGTTGTGTGTAGGGATAATACTGCTGGCTGCTCTGCGCATCAAGTTGAGACTTCAAACTCTGATATATTCAAATGGCTTCAATTTGTAAGTATCCACTCAAGAGGAATCACTTTCACTGGCACAAATATTATGGATTATGATATAGGATTTTTTGAACATACTGCTACACAGCTTTATAATACCCTAGAACAACTCTCCTCCACAGAGCGCAAAAGCTCTACCGCAGAAGCCACAAAGCTTGCAGCAGACATTGCCAAAATCCAACGACTTGTCAAACTCTCACGAGTTGATTCTTATGATAATGGTATAAAGTTTGCCTCACTTATGCAAAACAAAAAGCGCGCACATTATGCTAACAACTCTAGCACACGATCAGATATTGAAGATGTAACACTTGATCCAGCATATTTATATAAATTCTCAAACCGCCATACTTATGCTAATAATATCTGGGCAAATGCCATTGGCTCTGCAAGCTTTATTAGTAATGGCTATGGTGCATTATATGGACTTAATGTAGGCTATGATAGGTTTTTAAATCTTGGAGAAAATGGACTTATACTTGGAGTGTTTGCAGCATATGGATATGGGACATATACAGCTGATCTTATCAAAAACAATAGCCATAATGTCAATAGCGGAATCTACTCAAGAGCAATTATTAAAAATCACGAATTTGACTTTAATGCTGGATATACAATTGGTATGAATAATGAAGATATTAATGCGCGTGAGAATATTTGGCTCTCACAATTAGGACAAAGCTATAAATACAATACCCATACATTTAATCTTAATGCAAATTATGGCTATATCTTTGGTATGAAAGGTAAAACACTTGTATTTAAGCCAAGTATTGGAATGTCATATTATATGATTAATGTCGGAAAGATTAATGGTGCAGATAGTTTAATTACGGCTTTTGATCCAAATACTACTAACCAAAGCTTTACTAATTACACAAACAATCTTGGCATACAAAGCCCACAAGCGCTTCAGCATGTGCTAGCTCTTAATGTTGCATTTGAGACAAGGCAGTATTTTCAAAAAGGATCGTATTGGTTTATTAATGTTGGCGCACAACGAGATATTTATATCTCATCAAATAATATTGCAGAAGTGCGATTTGTCGGAAGTAATAACCTTAGCTACAAACAAGGCGATAATCTCAATACCTTTGCAAATGCCACAGCAGGTGGTGAAGTGCAATTTTTGGAACAATTTTTTATTAATTTTGGACTTGGTGGCAAAGTAGGACTAAGCTATAAAGATATAAATATTACAGGAAATTTAGGTGCTCGGTATGTGTTTTAG